In Capsicum annuum cultivar UCD-10X-F1 chromosome 7, UCD10Xv1.1, whole genome shotgun sequence, one genomic interval encodes:
- the LOC124885861 gene encoding uncharacterized protein LOC124885861: MSLEKYFRKVSKICSTSQNQSRRNEDVDQIEILSQSSQRQKFDVNDLKADPAERPPILSYPPNIRDEIRRAYILKRPCQPQDHEFPQTDFSGTPRRFVSKWFDEYSDWLEHSVSADAVYCLSCYLFQGESIHQGDGNTFSTKEFKNGHKKDSFATHIGPPNSIHNQSKKKCEDLMREEQSIEAAFYKLDEKSKNEYRVRLNASIDVVRFLLNQGLALRGHDESESSLNKEKAPKNNKMISHDIQKDIVTACKIETIKAIIKDLDGEFFALLIDESRDKKEQDIANAMILVKVAKRRLQALRDNEWDPILKKMLVGIRSKKRSRHFLQELNDRFNEVTSDFLNGVACLNPIDTFSSFDIQKILVMAKLYPDDFDEFNMRVLENQLVNYIFDVCDIDKRFSNLGGFGELSRKLVDKEALNLSSCISFSEVCFASTRSHCIS, translated from the exons ATGAGCTTGGAGAAGTATTTTcgtaaagtttcaaaaatatgttcaacGTCTCAAAATCAATCCCGACGAAATGAAGATGTTGATCAAATAGAAATACTATCTCAGTCTTCTCAGAGACAAAAATTTGATGTAAATGATCTAAAGGCTGACCCTGCTGAAAGACCTCCGATTTTGAGTTATCCTCCGAACATTCGTGATGAGATAAGAAGGGCATACATTCTAAAACGTCCTTGCCAGCCTCAAGATCATGAGTTTCCTCAAACAGACTTTTCTGGAACTCCACGTCGTTTTGTTTCTAAATGGTTTGATGAATATTCTGATTGGTTGGAACATAGTGTAAGTGCAGATGCAGTTTATTGTTTGTCTTGTTATTTATTTCAAGGCGAAAGCATTCATCAAGGTGATGGTAATACATTTTCGACGAAGGAATTTAAAAATGGGCACAAAAAAGATAGCTTTGCAACTCATATTGGTCCTCCGAATAGCattcataatcaatcaaaaaagAAGTGTGAAGATCTTATGAGGGAAGAACAATCTATTGAGGCTGCATTTTACAAGTTGGACGAGAAAAGTAAGAATGAATATCGAGTTCGGTTAAATGCTTCAATCGATGTGGTTCGATTTCTTCTAAATCAAGGTTTAGCACTTCGCGGTCATGATGAAAGTGAATCATCCTTGAACAAAG AAAAAgctccaaaaaataataaaatgatttcTCATGATATTCAAAAAGATATTGTGACTGCGTGTAAGATTGAAACAATCAAAGCTATAATAAAGGATTTAGATGGTGAATTCTTTGCTTTGTTGATTGATGAATCAAGAGAC AAAAAAGAACAAGATATTGCTAATGCCATGATTCTTGTAAAAGTAGCAAAGAGAAGATTGCAAGCATTACGAGATAATGAATGGGatcctattttaaaaaaaatgttggTTGGAATTCGCTCAAAGAAAAGGTCGAGGCATTTT CTACAAGAACTTAATGACCGTTTTAATGAGGTGACAAGTGATTTTCTTAATGGTGTAGCTTGCTTGAATCCAATTGATACGTTTTCTAGTTTTGACATCCAAAAGATATTGGTGATGGCTAAATTATATCCTGATGACTTTGATGAGTTCAACATGAGGGTTCTTGAGAATCAacttgttaattatatttttgatgtttgTGATATTGATAAAAGATTCTCCAATTTAGGTGGATTTGGggaactttcaagaaagttggTTGACAAAGAAGCACTTAACCTATCCTCTTGTATTTCTTTTAGTGAAGTTTGTTTTGCTTCTACCCGTAGCCACTGCATCAGTTGA